TAATATTATTTCGAGTTGTAAATTTGGTAGCAATAAATAATTCAGATTGAGAGCCAATGCTAATATAACCAGCAAACTTGTCATCCTAAAATAATGATACCAGCAATAATGAAAATGGGATGGCCACCTTCGTAAGCATCGCCAAAAGCATATAACACATGAAATATATCTGAacccttttcttttttttttttcatttctctTTGGGAATTTcgaggaggggggggggggggggggggcaaaaCAGAAACAGTAAGTGCATAGGCAAAAACCATAAGCGCATAGGCTTGTGGTTTGAAGTGGCTATCTTTCGTTCACGGCAGAGATCTATTGCGTAGGTAGAGGCTTTAGTGCAATATAATCAAATGGTAGAGGACCTTTTAGTGTGTAAGCAGAGACAGCAAGACCTTATAACATCTGTCAGGTGTGCTCCACTAACGTATGAGCGGAACACTGTTGCCCATTCTAGTTCCAAGGTATGAAGTGGTTGATACATTAGACTGCATGTAGAGAACTTTAGAGTAAAAATCCCAGTACGAGTTTGTCTCATCTATGTGACTTTGTCCAAACGGATGTTTCTCTACGTATTTCCTCATGTTACCAGTAGTAGCCAACTTTTCCACATAAACACGAAGATCACCACCTGGGCCTGTAATGAGAATGCATTTTcgttttataaatatacatcCAATGATATACTAATAGACCATTTCGAAGTTCTAACATCATAAAACAAGAGAGCTCACCTAAAGAAGTATCATGCTTGTCCTTGTAAGTAAAGGAATAAGGGAATACAGCAGTGTGCATCTAGAATGTCaagataaaaaaagaaaaaaagttcaTGCAATTAGTAAGTTCTACATCAAAAAGAtagtattaaatttaaaagataGCTCAAGGCTAATAAAAACAGGCGACAATACTTACAGGATTAAGCAAAGCCTTATGTGGAGAGTCATCTAGCAGCAATGTGTTTGATTCATTGTAAACACCCTTTTCCCAAGGTAGATCATCATCATAACCTTCCCAAATCTTCCTCAGATCCTTGCAAACTAAGGGTTTGTGCTTGTTTTCTAGAGTATAGAGCCCTGTTTTAGTACACTTGGACAAATCCTGGAAAAAGaaacaattaaattattaatttacaccatgacaaaaaaatatatattatattaatttacaaTACATTAAACCAAAGTGGTTATTAAAaacttacacacacacacacacccccaagcccaaaaaaaaaaaagaatgcaAACAACTTCAGGTGCTGGTTTGTACTCTATATACCCAAAACCAAATGAAAAGTGTTGCCCAGATATTATGCCAAAAGCTATCAGTAGTTTCCAAATAAAATGAGACTTACTATCCCACATGGTACATATGATGACTAAATAATTATGTTGTACAGTAAAATTCAAATCCTCGGACTCACAAGATTCTACAGTTGCCACAAGAATATAGGCCTGCCGAGGCTCAGGGTTTTGCACAAGTTTCCCAGGGTTCCACATATGAGTATTCCCAGAACTTCTTACTATATTGATGGCAGGTTTCACTATGAATTAGAAGTGTTCTACAATACGCAAACTTCCTCCGAACTAAAATTATACTTATTGTCCTCTCATCTCTAGCCATGTTATATATTCAGTGCTTTTAAAACCATCTTATTTGTCACCCCAAACAATATTATTGTGTGAAGGGCTGAGGGCCTTTTGCCTATAATAACTATAGCCCTTCAAGCAATTTAAGATGGGCTCTCTAGAGTGCCCTGCAATCTTCAATTATATATAGACAAATACAAAGAAAATTTTTAGCACATACCCAAGAGAACACCAAGTTGTGCTTCATATCTCCCAACAAATAATCGATCACCCGATCAACTACCTTCCTAGACATATGAAATCAAAATAGTAAGAATGAGAAGCCAGGCTAAATATATCAGGACAGCAGAACAAAGAAATAGCCTATATAAGCTTAACAAGTACTTGGATCTTGAAGACCAAATCCCCACATCGAAATTGTCGAAGCAAAACCTTAAAAATTCTTGATAGAACGGTCGCTTGAAAACTGTGCCATGAAGGAAATTATCATTTATGCTTAGCGCCAAAATATTTGAAGCACCAGAGGTtcatataacataatatatagataagtgtgtgtgtgtgtgtgtgtgtgtagttcTTACTGGCTCGTCTTAAGATATTTATGTCCCCTCTGCAGTCCTTTGGTGGAGGAGAAACTACATCTGCAAGAACCCCATTTACATCAAGAATGAGCAGCTTTCTCCTTGAAGATGTTCTTGAGACTATTTTTGGGGGAGGACGTGAAACAAGAAATCTGTCCGCTCTGTCAATCTGTGTTGAAGAAAAATGTTTTGCCACCACTCTGCTCAACGGTGGATGTTTTTTATGAACCATGTTTGTAGCTGGGCTTTTTTTGGAGCAAGTAGCAGTGCAACGAAATGCGTTGTCACATAAAAGAGTAACACAATTTCCTATACCCTCAGATCGCAAGTGAGGATCACAACGAACCGCACCATGATCATGTTGAAATTCATGAGAAAATGACTTCAACATGGCATCAGAGTCCCTCTCCACCAGTACAGTCTCGTCTGAGAAGTAAAAACAGATTTAACATTATGAATGTAAAGTGCTACATATGAAAAATGGAACAGTACGCAATTTTGTCAAATATTGGTTTGAATTTTAACATGGAGGCATATATAGACGCGAACACTTCATATTTAAGAAAAAGTTCCATATGGTTACCATAACAAAGCTTGGAACATTTTCTTGAAGATTTAGATTCTTTAACTTGAGTCTGATTTGTACTTGATTCATCATTCTTTCCCTTTCTATAGTAGTCGTCTGCTAGCCAATGACTGGACTCAGTTTCATTATTGCTTCGAGTGCAATATCTTTCATTGAACTTATGCTTCATCAGTCCTCTTGTCAGTTCGTTACCTGTTTGCTCTGCACTCCCTTTGACAAGATCTTTTTCTGTATCTACTTCCATTTTGagatttttgaaaacaaaagcATTCGCAGTTAATTCTATTTTGCCCTGTGAAGAACCCCTGGATACTGTTTTACGTTCAGTTGTCGAAGAACTCCAGATATTAATACGATGGTGGACCAACATATCCTACAGCATCCTTGATCATTCATTGATTGTACGCGATTTTAATATGGGTAAGTAGCAGCCACTGAAAGGATAAATTTACAACAATGAGCTGAATATTGACATTTAAATAATAAGAAACAACAAGCAGCTgaaagaataaaatttcaaaaaaataacacTCAAAAGGCAAATGAACAAAAAGAACgattgtattatataatatcaaattaatACTAAAAAATACCTTTATATACTGTTTGCTCATTGTTTAATTTGTTTCACTTGCAACATTAATAAAGTACCGAATATCCATATATGAAGATTAGAAAGCAAAATGCAATAGAGAATGTGGAAAATTGGTTTAGAAGGCGGAAGGCGGCAATAGGCAATAAGGTCTTCAAAAGACAATGTGCAAAGCACTGAAACAAAGACGGGCGCTTCAAGCAAGTGAATCGATGAGAACCATGCATGATTATAATGCACTCATATTTATGTAGCAGTAAATTATAAATAGTAGTGAAgtgcaaaaaaattaaagataaacACAAACGTTAATCAAAAGATCGGCATAGTACTTTGGACGTATAATCTATTTAAAGTATGTTTCTGCTGAAATTAATATATTCCACTCATATTTGTCATATGCGTGTTAACTACTATACCCTAgatttaattgaaaaatataacaAACAGAAAATTTTCTATATGATCTTGGAAATCGGATAAAATTGAGCATTCTGTCGCAAGAATAGGACTCCATAGGTGGTTGGTTACGTATCaaatatatagttttatttattGTAGTTAgcaatatatatagtatacggtatttcaattttaatttacaatAAAGGACAtgctcaaaaaaataaattaacaacaAAGTAGAACTCGGCAAAAacaaaatatcttttaaaagTGACACATCATTTCTCCTTGCAAGCAAAGGCGCGAACTTAAGTTCTCCTCGCAATAAATAATCTGTAATTTTAAACCAacaagaaaaatccaaaaatcacTATACTATCTGTATTCAGGCACCTCATACGGTTACTTATTGTATTTTCTCCTTCAACACAATTTAACTATTCAAGTACATTACGAAAATCCCCCAGTACTTCAGTCAATTACGCAACCAAACACATTTGCCTCAAAACACACCTACTGGATAGCCTTCTAAATTGCTCTTTAAGGAAGTGAATTTGACAACCAATCAAATTTGATTAAGCAAAACTGCAACACTATGACAatttcatatatacacatatatatcatttatagtCTGTGTATATTACCAGATATTAGAAAGCAAGAGCCGCCGGTAAATTGTTATCCATaatctgaaaataaatatacaaataatcTGAGAAACGAGATTAATCATTCGAAAGAAATTGGTAAATTATCGCACATCTTCAGGATTGGAGAATCTGGGAAGAGGaaaacatatacatattattacaTGGAGTTTGAGATTCAATTGAGGTCGAAACAAGTGTATAGATACACAgatggatatataaatatattaaacagggatagagatggATAGATACATAGGAAGAAGAAGGAGATACCTGGATTAAGGATGTAAGGAAAATATAGCGTCAGGGCGTGGATTATGTATTTGAGGAAGAGCGTGCGACATAAACTATACAGTATATACAGTATTGGTATTTCCCGAATGTTTGACTTTTACCTCGGAAGTCTCGGccctaaaaatttattttattttattttcacaaattCATAACGAATTTTGTTAATTCTTTGAAAGAGACTCAACCAGGACAAATTCCCTTGTCTCATGATTGATCATGCGACTaggttgaaaaataaataaatgagctAAAATATTAACCGTTTTATTATCGGATTACTTAGTtacttgaataaaaatattctgaaaattaaaaatgaagataaTGATTTTCCGAGTAATTCAATCTACATATTCATTGAAAATAGTAGCTTCACAAAACCTTCAAAGAAGAGGAAAAAATAATTCGTTAGCGGATGGATTTCTCATGTTTCTCACATTGACCATGTTTGGAAATTAGAGGTTTTGGGCAAAATTAGAAGTTTAAGGTGATTTAGTGGTTTGACCACTAGAATccgctaatattagtgtttggtagttagcggattcaAATCGAGGTTTGGAACCAAAAAaccaattttgaaaaaactccTTTGAGAAGATTTTGGGCTAGAGGTCTTGGTTTGTGTctagaaaaaactaatcaatcacTATTAACCAAATATTTTAcgaaaaacatctaattcaatccgctaatcaacatctaattcaatccgctaacagctaaccatAAATCGCTAATTCACAAACAGCGCCTTTCTCTCATCTCTTCAACATCAATAATTTTAACTAGTTTATAAAGTAGCTttataaaataacataattagggtgatcacataaatatatattgatagctatatttttttttttaactacatGGCTATGTTGATTTAGGaattcctaatttttttttgataaatactagagataattatgaaagtactcgaaatagttttgtaataaaaaaatgagttaattgcaattagcacccctttggtttcggcttattgcacattgcacctaatagttttggaaaatacactttgcatccccagacttttaacccgtagacactttgcaccctttccgttaaattccgccgttaccgttaacttttgcagggacattttgggaaatttaattgcatttaataaaaatcagacctttatttaaattttttgaccatctaaacgatatttttcggaaaaatttaaagaacgaaagttgtagagaataaaaagatcttcttagaactataaggttcaaaattttcgtaattctttttataattatttttaaaaaattcaaaaattagcaatcttgtaaaaatgaacaatcatttttaaataattatttaaattttgaaccttattgttctataaagatctttttattctctacaactttcgttctttaagtttttccgaaaaatatcgtttagatggtcagaaaatttaaataaaggtctgattttaattaaatataattaaatttcccaaaatgcccctgcaaaagttagcggtaacggcagaaattaacggaaagggtgcaaagtgtctacagattaaaagtctggggctgcaaagtgtattttccaaaactattaggtgcaatgtgcaataagccgaaaccaaaggggtgccaattgcaattaactctaaaaaaattaaacggTAAATTTTCGATAAGCGATTAAGTAAAAAtgtatgaataataatataggtaaaatgatatatatccgGTTTATAATGACTTAAATGAGTCCCGAGTAA
This genomic window from Daucus carota subsp. sativus chromosome 7, DH1 v3.0, whole genome shotgun sequence contains:
- the LOC108195136 gene encoding uncharacterized protein LOC108195136 — protein: MLVHHRINIWSSSTTERKTVSRGSSQGKIELTANAFVFKNLKMEVDTEKDLVKGSAEQTGNELTRGLMKHKFNERYCTRSNNETESSHWLADDYYRKGKNDESSTNQTQVKESKSSRKCSKLCYDETVLVERDSDAMLKSFSHEFQHDHGAVRCDPHLRSEGIGNCVTLLCDNAFRCTATCSKKSPATNMVHKKHPPLSRVVAKHFSSTQIDRADRFLVSRPPPKIVSRTSSRRKLLILDVNGVLADVVSPPPKDCRGDINILRRAIFKRPFYQEFLRFCFDNFDVGIWSSRSKKVVDRVIDYLLGDMKHNLVFSWDLSKCTKTGLYTLENKHKPLVCKDLRKIWEGYDDDLPWEKGVYNESNTLLLDDSPHKALLNPMHTAVFPYSFTYKDKHDTSLGPGGDLRVYVEKLATTGNMRKYVEKHPFGQSHIDETNSYWDFYSKVLYMQSNVSTTSYLGTRMGNSVPLIR